The DNA region GGCGGCCGGGCGCGCCTCGGCATCGGCGCCTCCTGGTACGAGCGCGAGCAGGCCGGCCTCGGCGTGCCGGTCGTGCCGGTGGCGGAGCGGTTCGAGCGCCTGGAGGAGACGCTCCAGATCTGCCTGCAGATGTGGAGCGACGACAACGGCCCCTATGCCGGCCGCCACTACCAGCTGGCCGAGACGATCTGCGTCCCCCCGCCGATCAGCCGGCCCCACCCGCCGATCCAGGTCGGCGGGGGCGGAGAGAAGAAGACCCTGCTGCTGGTGGCCCGCTACGCCGACGCCGGCAACGTGTTCGGGAGCAGCCCGGCCGACGTGGCCGGCAAGCTCGACGTGCTCCGCTCCCACTGCGACGCCGAGGGCCGCGACTACGACCGCATCCAGAAGACCGTCCTGGCCGTGCGACCGGCCCTGGCCGACGTCGACGGCTTCCTGGAGGCGGCCGGCGAGTACGCCGCTCTCGGCGTGACCGAGATCGAGGTCATGCCCGACCGCCACCCGGTCGAGTTCGCCACCCAGGTCGCCGAGCAGATCCTGCCCCGGCTCCCCGACGGGCCCTGACCCCTCCTCAAGACCGTCTTGCATTCACTGTTAGGCTTGCCTAAAACTTGCCCTCCGGTGCGCAAACGGGCGCGAGGACGAGGAGAGCTTGCATGGGTGAGGTGGGCAGGGTCGGGCGGCTGGTCGCCGTGCTCGGGCTGGGGGCGGTGCTGCTGGCCGGGTGCGGGAACGACGACGGGGCCGGGGTCCGCAGCGAGGGCACGGCCAGCGGGTCGGGGTCGGGGACCGGGTCGGGATCGGGCACGGGGTCCGGGTCGGGGCTGGCCAACCAGGACCTGAGCGGCACCACCACCGACCAGCAGGTGCTCAAGGCCGTGGCCGACTACAAGGCCTGGGTCGTGGCCGAGGTCGACGCCCTGGTCGCCGACACGGCCAAGTTCACCGACGCGGTCCGGGACGGCGACCTGGCCGAGGCCAAGAAGCAGTACGCCCCCAGCCGGGTGCGCTGGGAGCGCATCGAGCCCATCGCCGGGCTGGTCGAGGAGATCGACGGCAAGGTCGACGCCCGGGTGGACGACTTCGAGGGCGTCACCGACCCCGCGTTCACCGGCTGGCACCGGCTCGAGTACCACCTGTGGGAGAAGGGCTCGACCAGCGGGACCAAGCAGTTCGCGGACCAGCTGGACAAGGACATCGCCACCCTCGACCAGCAGATCCAGGGGCTGGAGTTCCCGCCGGCGGCGGTCGCGCTCGGCCCGGCCGAGCTGATCGAGGAGGTCTCCGAGGGCAAGATCACCGGCGAGGAGGACCGCTACTCGCGCACCGACCTGTGGGACTTCGACGCCAACGTCGACGGCTCCAGGAAGCTGTTCGAGCTGCTCACCCCCGCCCTCCAGGCCAAGGACGCGGCCCTCACGGCCGAGATCGCGGCCGGCTTCGCCGCCGTCGACAAGAGCCTGGCCGAGTACGAGAACGCCGGCGGGACCTTCGACCCGTACACGGCCCTCCAGGCCGGGGACAAGACCCGCATGCAGGCCGAGCTGGCCAGCCTGTCGGAGGACCTGGCCAAGATCCCCGGCGTGCTCGGCCTCAAGGGATGACCATCAGGTGAGCGGCGACCGGCCCGCGGAGGAGCGCCCGGCCAGGGTCGGCCGGCGGTCCTTCCTCGGGTCGGCCGCACTCGGGTCGGCCGCCCTTGGCGCGGCCGCCCTGGCCGCCTGCACCCCCGACGCCGAGCCCCGGGCGCCGGGGCCGGGACGGAGGGTGCCGTTCCTCGGCAGCCACCAGCCGGGGATCGACACCCCGGCGGCCCGCTTCGGGCTGCTGGCCGCGTTCAACCTGGTCTCCGAGGACCGGGCCCGCCTCGCCCGGAGCCTGCGCGACCTCACCGACGAGGCCCGCGGGCTGATGGAGGCGCGCCCGCCGGAGCGGCGCGACACCGCCTACCCTCCGACCGAGACCGGCATCCTCGGGCCCGAGGGGCGGACCGACGGGCTGGCCGTCACCCTCAGCGTCGGGGCGTCGCTGTTCGACGGCCGCTTCGGGCTGGCCGAGCGCCAGCCCAAGGAGCTGGTCCGGATGCCGTTCCTCTCCAACGACCGCCTCGACCCGGCGCAGACCCACGGCGACCTGCTCCTGGCCCTGTCGGCCGACCAGCCCGACGTGCTCCTCCACGCCCTGCGCCAGCTCATGCGCCGGACCCGGGACAACCTGGTCCTGCACTGGATGCTGGACGGCTACAACCGGCCCGACGCCAAGCCGGTGCCCGGCCGGACCGACAACCGCAACCTGCTCGGGTTCAAGGACGGCACGGCCAACCTCGACATCACCGACAAGGCGCTGATGGACGAGCTCATCTGGGTCGGCCCGGACGAGGGCGAGCCCGCCTGGGCGGTCGGCGGCAGCTACCAGGCGGTCCGCATCATCCGCATGTTCGTCGAGTTCTGGGACCGCACGCCCCTGAACGAGCAGCAGAAGATCATCGGCCGCGACAAGGCCAGCGGGGCCCCGCTGGGGCTGGACCGCGAGGGCGACGACCCCGGCTACGGCGACGACCCGGCCGGCAACCGCATCCCCCTGGACGCCCACATCCGCATGGCCAACCCGCGCACGGCGGAGACGGCCCCCAACCGGATCCTGCGCCGCGGCTTCAACTTCTCCCGCGGCTTCGACGCCGCCGGGCGGCTCGACCAGGGCCTGGCCTTCGTCAGCTACCAGAAGAGCCTGGCCAGGGGGTTCCTGGCCGTCCAGGCGCGGCTCAAGGGCGAGCCGCTGGAGGAGTACATCCTCCCGGTGGGGGGCGGCTTCTTCTTCGTCCTCCCCGGCGTGACCTCACCCGACGCCTGGCTGGGCCAGCAGCTGCTCGACTGAGACCCGTTACCGGCGCGTTGCCGCCGGCGGCCGTCCTCGCGATCGAGCCGGCCGGGGCGGCGCTTCGGTGTCCGGGTTGTTGGGTACGATGCGGGTATGTGCGGACGGTTCAGCTCCACCAGCCAGCTCCAGTTCCTGCTCGAACAGTTCCGGGCCGAGCCCATGGGGGTCGAGGGCCACCAGCCGAGCTGGAACGTCGCCCCGGCCAGCGACATCCTGGTCGTGACGGCCTCGTCCGACGGCGCCCGCCAGCTCCGTGCCCTGAAATGGGGGCTGGTGCCGCGCTGGGCCAAGGACCCCAGCGGG from Actinomycetota bacterium includes:
- the efeO gene encoding iron uptake system protein EfeO: MGEVGRVGRLVAVLGLGAVLLAGCGNDDGAGVRSEGTASGSGSGTGSGSGTGSGSGLANQDLSGTTTDQQVLKAVADYKAWVVAEVDALVADTAKFTDAVRDGDLAEAKKQYAPSRVRWERIEPIAGLVEEIDGKVDARVDDFEGVTDPAFTGWHRLEYHLWEKGSTSGTKQFADQLDKDIATLDQQIQGLEFPPAAVALGPAELIEEVSEGKITGEEDRYSRTDLWDFDANVDGSRKLFELLTPALQAKDAALTAEIAAGFAAVDKSLAEYENAGGTFDPYTALQAGDKTRMQAELASLSEDLAKIPGVLGLKG
- the efeB gene encoding iron uptake transporter deferrochelatase/peroxidase subunit — translated: MSGDRPAEERPARVGRRSFLGSAALGSAALGAAALAACTPDAEPRAPGPGRRVPFLGSHQPGIDTPAARFGLLAAFNLVSEDRARLARSLRDLTDEARGLMEARPPERRDTAYPPTETGILGPEGRTDGLAVTLSVGASLFDGRFGLAERQPKELVRMPFLSNDRLDPAQTHGDLLLALSADQPDVLLHALRQLMRRTRDNLVLHWMLDGYNRPDAKPVPGRTDNRNLLGFKDGTANLDITDKALMDELIWVGPDEGEPAWAVGGSYQAVRIIRMFVEFWDRTPLNEQQKIIGRDKASGAPLGLDREGDDPGYGDDPAGNRIPLDAHIRMANPRTAETAPNRILRRGFNFSRGFDAAGRLDQGLAFVSYQKSLARGFLAVQARLKGEPLEEYILPVGGGFFFVLPGVTSPDAWLGQQLLD
- a CDS encoding LLM class flavin-dependent oxidoreductase; amino-acid sequence: GGRARLGIGASWYEREQAGLGVPVVPVAERFERLEETLQICLQMWSDDNGPYAGRHYQLAETICVPPPISRPHPPIQVGGGGEKKTLLLVARYADAGNVFGSSPADVAGKLDVLRSHCDAEGRDYDRIQKTVLAVRPALADVDGFLEAAGEYAALGVTEIEVMPDRHPVEFATQVAEQILPRLPDGP